The Panicum virgatum strain AP13 chromosome 3N, P.virgatum_v5, whole genome shotgun sequence genome includes the window AGCATCTAATGTATCACGCCCGAACTAGAGAGAAGAATTACTCCAATTACACATTATTAGGATCTGTGGCAATGCCCAAATGTAATTTCTGTCTGCCAAAACTCGGATCTCACCCACCAAAAGCAGTAGAGCTAAGCCCAAAAGGCCGCTTTCATCTAGAAGTGCATGCGCACGCTCAGAAGCTTCTCGAAATCAAACCTATTTTCTTCCAACACAATCATCACGATCGTCATTGAAACTGAATCTTACCCCAAAATCAGAAGACAGGCAATCCGCCCAAACAAAGCACGCCTCAGACTTCtacttttctttttgaaaaaaaaaacttgcaatCCGAATTCCACAACCATGCCAGGCAATGAAACCATGAAACGCTAGAAGGGAAAAAAACAAGACAACTCGGACCAGCGCCGGCCGCGGAAGGGGCACTTACTGGTCTCGGAGATGAAGAGCAGCAGcatgacgacggcggcgacgagcgtGACGACGCCGCCGGAGAGCGTCCGCTTGTAGAAGTCCTCGTTCACCTTGGGGTACGCGTCCAGCCGCTTGAGCTTCTGCAGGAACGACTCCATCTCTCCTAATCTCCCCGactccacccgccgccgccggcgcaggacGGCAGCGCGCTCCCGCTAGCTCACGCTCTGGAACAGTGGAACCCTAGCTCGCCACCGCGCCCCTGATCCGAGCTcccgacagcagcaggcagcccAGCCCGTGCAAACCGCGGCGACGCGGGGGGCTTTGACCGCCGCGATTCCGCTCGATGCCGCCGGGGTCGGGCTCGGTTCTGGGCGGTCAATAGATTGATTACGCGGGCGCGGTAATGGTGGGATTTAGGACAATTTCCACGCACGCGTGCCACGCGGCGGGAGGCGattggccggcggcagcgggaaTGCGTTGGTCTCCGCCGACGTGGCAGGCCCGGTTCGGTTGGGACGCTCGGCCGGACGGGTTTCGGGGGAAACTGAGGGGCTTTAGTTCCCAAACTAAAATTTTTTGGTAGTCAATATCAACGTTTTGATCAGATATCaggagggtttttcggacactaattaaaaaattaattttagaaCTCATCTGAAAACCGCGAgccgaatcttttgaggcctttaaccgcatcattagcacgtgtgggttactgtagcacttatggctaatcatacgctaattaggctcaaaagattcgtctcgtcgtgtacatccaaactgtgtaattagttttattgtttaactatatttagtgcTCAATACATGTATTCAAAGAGTAATGcacaaatttcgaggtgaaaatttttgggaactaaacgccccctgAGAATTCATGCTGGCACACGGGATTAACGGGTGGTGGTTTTGTTTGTcggaaactttttttttgtttgtttgctcGTGTGAAGAATATAGGCTGCCCAAGTTTGGGTGTTGGAGAGATTCAAATTTATACCGTTTTTTTCACTTGAATATAACAAATTGTACTCCTGCTCATGAGGCAGCTTAGCCTTATTGGGCAGTTAGCTGGTGGTATGTTTGTTTTTTTGGGACTCCGGGTGAGAGATTTTGGTTGGTGAGCTAACCAGGCTCCTGTAACAGTTTGTGGCGTGCTAGGTGTGGACCTGTCATCTGTGGATCTGTGCCGGGCTGCTAGAAGGTTCGGAAAGGTCAGCTCCCGTTTCAGGTGCAGTCCACAGCGCGTCAAAAGCATGCAATTTCTTTTTTCCAACGCAAAGAGCACCTTCAAAGTTGATCTATTCTCATCTGCGCGCCGGACGGTTCACGGTTCCGAGACCTGTTCTCGCGTCCCCGGCATGTGCTCATGTGCGAGCTTCAAAAGCGAGCGACTCCTATCATAAGAAAGGCTAATCATTTAGCCTGCCGCTGGCTGTAAGAATTTTTGCAGATCATCTCAGTTCACTAGTATAATGGTTTAGCCCTCCACTATAAATACATAGCATATTTGTCTATCTCACAAAATGTcttatctctctctctcatccacTTCAATATTTAGTCTGTTTTTAGACCACAGGACTCAGAAGAAAGGCTTTGCTTACAGGACATCGTTGTCGAGATGCTGGTAGCATACCGTACACGTCATAGCGACAGATAAAATAGTAGCGAAACAATAGACAGCAGGTGGAGAAATGTTGGCAGAAATGAAAAGGACGCGTGCTTGTAACTACAAATGACACCTCGCCATCACAAGATGCAAAAACAAACCAGGCGATCAATGAATCATGCCAAGCTTACTGGCCAACGCAACCACAGCAAACCAGCGTCACCAAGCAAGATCATGACATACTGATCTCATATGATGTGACCCACATCTATGAGACAACGGAATAATTATGATGATCTCATCAAACAAAACCATAGATATGCCTTACATAACAACCATATGAGGTATAATCTGTATGCAAGATCAACTCATCATAGACTAAAGACAAACAAGAAATGGCCATTGGCCCTGCAACAAAGGTCTGAGCCCTATATCTCATCTCAACTAGGGATAGGCAAAGCTCGCTCCTCTTCTTTGCTCACTGGGCGCCAGGGGTGGTGCTGATAATGTCCGAGTCACCTGAAGCACAAAAGAGTTAGCAGATGTTTGTTTGAAGTTAGGCATTCCAAGTCTCGCCTGAACAAGGGAAACAAACCTGGGTCAATGATACTGAGGCAGCACACTCTGTAGTACTTGCCGCAGGCAGTGCCGAGATCAACATTGTCTGGAAAACAGAAGGGCAACAGCATGTGTAAATGCACATAATACCAATCATCATCAAATAGTCTAGTGAGGGGAGAGAACTTGAAAAATATTATTCAGACCGAATGACAATGATCTTACTTCCATGGAAATGATGCACGCTAACTTTGGCAAGCATGGCATAGTACTCAATCTCAGACTTCCTAAGCGGAGGGCAGTTGTTCGCAAGGATGATCAGCTTCCCTGAACGAAGACAAATTCAACTGTCAGATAGAGTTCAAAATAATATGAAATAGAGAAGCAACGATAGAATAGATAGATTCAACAGTTAGATAGAGTTCAAAATAATAAGAACTAGAAAACCAACACTAGAACCTAATTTAAGTTACCCTAGATGTCAAAACAATATTGTTTGCAAAATGTTACATGAGAGACATTCAATAGCACAAGAAAAGTGAGTAATAGTTAAGCAGGCAAATCAGAAGGATTTCAGGTGTCACTTTTGCAGTTCAAACTCAAGATCCCATTAAACAACATCATTCAACAACAATGcgtttttaaaaaattatgaacTCCAATGAAGTAGAGATCACAGAAACTACATTTAACATTACATCTAAATAGATCAACCCTATACCAAGCTAAGCCCATCACTTGAACATACTAGAACCACATGGTACAGTCCATTGAGATGAGCAAAACACAACTAAGAATGTAAGTAAATAAATATCCCAACCTACAATTGTCTTCCATATTTAAAAGAAATCATGGAAGCTTTAATCAAGAGGCTGGAATCATTCTAGGGCGCTGCATTCATCTCAAAGGCACAGCAAAGTTAAGCCAAAGAGCCAAACTCCAGTCCCAGTTATAAGCTATGGAACAAAACAGACCACCTGTATACAATGGTTACACCCTGCTAGAAAAATCATTGATAAATCACAAAAATCAAAGCTCACTTTTCAGACATCGtcaaaccacttgaaacaacCAACTAGATTAAGAAAATAACCTCAATAGTCAAATATTTCAACCCCGATATGTTCTCCAGATAAGAAGAAATAAAGAGAACTATTAATCAAAAGGTTGGAATCGTTCTAGGGTACTGCATTCATCTCTAAGGCAGGTACAAGGAAGCCAAAGAGCCAAACTTCAGTCCCATTCTACACTTCAAAACTACAAAACCTTAAGACCTACAATGAATGGAACAAGTGGGCAATGTGACTCAAAAACTTGTAAACCTACTAAACATTCAACTATCGACAAATAAATAAAGCATATTTGGTAGGAAGCAAACAGCAGCTGCCATTCCTAAACCATCAATCACCTTAACAGATTGCTAAATGCATCACAAAACGATTTGACACGAATATAAGCTAATCTATTACAAATTAAACTTGAAATTCAACAGGTAGACTCCTAGGGTTCAGATGTTCTCACGCCTACAAATCCATAGAGCGCCTCGGAGACTACGGTATCATTCCGATGGAACAAATGAAGAGCTATGCTCGGAAAAGAAATGGGATCGATACCCTTGGAGTTGCGCAGCGTCTTGAGGACGGTCTTGTAGCCGAGCGTGTACTTGCCGCTCTTCATCACCAGCTGCAGCTTGTTGTTGATGCTCTCCGTGCTCTTCTTCTGCACAGATCGAAAACCATCAGGAAAACAATAACACGGGCGAAAAACTGACCAGGAAATGGGAGGAATAGTGTACGAGAAGATCGGTTAGGGATCTTACCGACTTCTTCGTGGGAGCCATCGGATCgagcggccgcgggcggcgacaagcaagggcggcggcgagcggcggcggcgcgaatgGGCGGCTCGTTAGGGTTTAGCATCAGAGGGAGTATATAATGGGCGGCCCCGTAGGCCGAAATTACAGAGTTGTCCTTGGCCCTAGATAGGGTTGGACCTTGCTGGGCTTCGGCAAGCCCAAAATTTCTAGATGGGCCTATACGTCCAACATTTTGTCAGGGGTGGTGGGGTCATATCACGGTTAGCTTATGGGCTCGCCTCCAATGTCCAGTCGGAAAACCCTAACCTGAGCAcctagcccgccgccgccgctgccgccgagccgccgcctaCTGCTCCGCCGTGAATACATTGCTAAAGATGGGGAAatggaagaaggagaagaagtcgCTGGACATCCTCGCGGGGTCCGATGAGGACTCCGACAGCGGCGGAGAGGACCTCTCGAAGATCCAGATCAACGAGGAGTACGCTCGCCGCTTCGAGCACAACAAGCGGCGGGAGGCGCTCCAGCGCTACGAGGAGCTCAAGAAGAAGGGCATCGTCTCGGCGTCTGACGACGAAAGCGAGGAGAACGAGGAGTCGTCcgaagaggaggacgaggacgccATTGCCTCGCGCCGCGTCGACCGCCGCGTGTTCGAGGTGATCCGCCGTATCCGCAGCGGCGACCCCCGCATCCTCGACAAAGACGCCAAGGTTtactcggaggaggaggagggcgaagaggagaagaaagaagagccCAAGCAGAAAAAGAAGGCTAAGAAGGAGAAGCCTCTATACCTCAAGGACGTTAACGCCCGACACCTGCTCGAGGAGGGCCCTGAGTTCACATCTCAGACCAGCCGGAGTAGCAGGTACGATAGGATCGCCTACAATGAGCAGCAGAAGAAAGGTCTGCAGGCATTCCTTGAGGCAGAGAAGGAGGTTTTaggtgatgacgacgacgatgatgatttGTTCCATGAGAAGCCGAAGGCTGGAGCAGGCGCTGATGACGAGGAGGATGAAGAGGAAAACGAGACGAAGAAGCTAGCTGGTGAGGTTTTTGGGAAAGATGAGGAGCTGGACGAGAACGAGAGGTTCTTGAAGGAATTTTTCCTTAAGAGGCCGTACCTTGAGTCGGGGAAGAAGAAGTCCTATCTGGATGATATGCAGGAATTGTCGGACGTAGAAGATGTCACTGAACAGGA containing:
- the LOC120665100 gene encoding 60S ribosomal protein L30-like; this translates as MAPTKKSKKSTESINNKLQLVMKSGKYTLGYKTVLKTLRNSKGKLIILANNCPPLRKSEIEYYAMLAKVSVHHFHGNNVDLGTACGKYYRVCCLSIIDPGDSDIISTTPGAQ